Part of the Candidatus Hydrogenedentota bacterium genome is shown below.
GGCAGTCATCAAGACGGCGTTGTCGGCCCTGCTGGCGGGGGGGCACGTATTGATGGAAGACGTGCCGGGTGTGGCGAAGACGGTGCTGGTGCGGGCGCTCGCCATATCCAGCGGTTGCGGATTCAGCCGCATCCAGTGCACGCCAGACTTGTTGCCGACGGACGTGAGCGGGGTGTCCATTTTCAATCAGAAGACCCAGGAATTCGAATTCCGCCGGGGGCCGGTGTTTGCGCAGGTGGTGCTTGCCGACGAAATTAACCGGGCCACGCCCCGGACCCAGGCGGCATTGTTGGAAGCGATGGCCGAGGGCCAGGTGTCGGTGGATGGGGTGACGCACAAGCTGGCCCAGCCCTTTATCGTGTTCGCGACGCAGAATCCGGTGGAGCACGAAGGGACGTTCCCGTTGCCGGAAGCCCAACTCGACCGCTTCATGATCCGGCTGTCGATGGGGTATCCCAACATACGCGCGGAAGCAGAGATGCTCGAGCGCATCCGGATGGCGCATCCGCTCGACTCGTTGAAGCCGGTCACGGATCCCCAGACGATTCTGCGGATGCAGGCCGGAATTCGAGACATCTACGTGCATGAAAAAGTGCGCGATTATCTTCTGCGGTTGATCAACCGTACGCGCGATTCGACCCACCTGA
Proteins encoded:
- a CDS encoding MoxR family ATPase, with amino-acid sequence MSAFRQAIKDIITNVETVVLDKTAVIKTALSALLAGGHVLMEDVPGVAKTVLVRALAISSGCGFSRIQCTPDLLPTDVSGVSIFNQKTQEFEFRRGPVFAQVVLADEINRATPRTQAALLEAMAEGQVSVDGVTHKLAQPFIVFATQNPVEHEGTFPLPEAQLDRFMIRLSMGYPNIRAEAEMLERIRMAHPLDSLKPVTDPQTILRMQAGIRDIYVHEKVRDYLLRLINRTRDSTHLSLGASPRASLALFRAAQSFAAVQGRAYVLPDDIKLLAHPVLEHRLILNPESRLRRVTTNSVLRDIIAEVPVPAGTQNWKAG